A genomic segment from Aspergillus chevalieri M1 DNA, chromosome 7, nearly complete sequence encodes:
- a CDS encoding flavin monoamine oxidase family protein (COG:E;~EggNog:ENOG410PKWM;~InterPro:IPR002937,IPR036188;~PFAM:PF01593,PF13450;~TransMembrane:1 (o83-106i);~antiSMASH:Cluster_7.2;~go_function: GO:0016491 - oxidoreductase activity [Evidence IEA];~go_process: GO:0055114 - oxidation-reduction process [Evidence IEA]), protein MDETLNLNINEWKDIRNQWALKHAEESVKNDWNYLVGKGPSISPLPSLPSPGIPFLSGDHRLPDPADKLPGDRAKPPEPENDVVLNIGVIGAGAAGLFTGLLLDFLNKKYQEKFKTHKVQFKYDILEASERVGGRLFTYNFDDSQIKKDGSVNRNYYDVGAMRFPDNPVMERLFRLFNYLEMRKANDTPNSKLGDLLPYYIKGDKEPWHFNGTTKWGDYASISAQGLDPWKLNEDGKIPEDILKKSPGDVFNGIIKTFREKLMQDKATSDKSSEGWKYLMKYDDYSARSYLALAHHPALNYETIQWMEAFNGGTEWYDQALSEAVLESLDFDWQPGTDWRCILGGSGVLAAKMVQKLKNPSSVQTSTAVTQIKNKGEKQVEIAYAQDNNSGGQSHTYNAVFSSLPLGCLQRIDTSEAKLNYGIRQAMRALSYGPSGKVGIKFKNPWWLYKLNDANLKHAGLGHSDLSIRTCVYPSYNLQTPKEEEAVLLCSYTWQQDALRLSSLVSKSKDLKNKWREETELKNVLIHDLARLHADGKPGRTVDELEDLIRDSYLEHFAFDWYQNPHSVGAFAFFGPQQFRCSWPKIIQPSGDLAIIGEAASPHHAWVVGALESAVHQVYSWLNQHKGKIHGFSYLAELLEENPPTDDPNPFQGLPPYMRTETCKWQSVLAKAYREMPDYM, encoded by the exons ATGGACGAAACTCTGAATCTGAACATCAATGAGTGGAAAGACATCCGCAATCAATGGGCTCTCAAGCATGCTGAGGAGTCCGTCAAAAATGATTGGAATTATTTGGTGGGAAAAGGCCCCTCTATTTCCCCTTTACCATCGCTCCCCAGCCCGGGGATTCCGTTTCTTTCAGGCGATCACCGGCTACCAGACCCCGCCGACAAACTTCCGGGGGACAGAGCAAAACCCCCCGAGCCAGAAAATGACGTCGTGTTGAACATTGGCGTTATCGGTGCAGGTGCCGCTGGCCTGTTCACCGGATTGCTTTTGGACTTCCTCAACAAGAAGTATCAGGAGAAATTCAAAACACACAAAGTCCAGTTCAAGTATGACATTCTTGAAGCGTCAGAAAGAGTGGGCGGGAGACTTTTCACATATAACTTCGACGACTCCCAAATAAAAAAAGATGGGTCCGTTAATCGTAATTACTACGATGTGGGAGCCATGAGGTTCCCTGACAATCCGGTGATGGAACG CCTTTTCCGACTATTCAACTATCTGGAAATGCGCAAAGCCAATGATACTCCAAATTCTAAGCTGGGGGACCTCCTCCCATACTACATCAAGGGCGACAAAGAGCCGTGGCACTTCAATGGCACGACCAAATGGGGCGACTACGCTTCAATTTCAGCACAGGGATTAGATCCATGGAAATTGAACGAGGATGGCAAAATCCCTGAAGA CATTTTAAAAAAGTCGCCAGGCGACGTCTTCAATGGCATTATAAAAACCTTCCGAGAAAAGCTCATGCAAGATAAGGCCACCAGCGATAAGTCCAGCGAGGGATGGAAATACCTCATGAAATACGATGATTATAGTGCTCGATCATATCTGGCCCT GGCTCACCATCCAGCGTTAAACTATGAGACCATTCAATGGATGGAAGCATTTAACGG TGGAACTGAATGGTATGACCAAGCTTTGAGCGAAGCTGTGCTAGAATCCCTGGACTTTGACTGGCAACCCGGAACGGACTGGCGCTGCATCCTCGGGGGTAGCGGTGTGCTGGCGGCTAAAATGGTCCAGAAGCTAAAGAATCCATCATCAGTGCAGACGAGTACGGCGGTAACGCAAATCAAGAACAAGGGAGAGAAACAAGTGGAGATCGCGTACGCGCAAGATAATAATAGCGGCGGACAATCTCACACCTATAACGCTGTTTTCAGCTCCCTGCCACTAGGTTGTCTTCAACGCATCGACACTAGCGAGGCTAAGCTGAACTATGGCATCCGACAGGCCATGCGCGCTCTCAGCTATGGACCCTCCGGCAAGGTTGGAATCAAATTCAAGAATCCGTGGTGGCTCTATAAGTTGAATGATGCGAATCTCAAACACGCTGGGCTAGGCCATTCAGACCTCTCGATCAGGACTTGTGTCTATCCATCTTATAACCTTCAAACCCCGAAAGAAGAGGAGGCCGTCCTTCTTTGCTCATATACTTGGCAACAAGACGCGCTCCGACTGAGCTCTCTGGTTTCCAAAAGCAAAGACCTAAAGAACAAATGGAGAGAGGAGACTGAGTTAAAGAATGTCCTAATCCATGACCTTGCTCGCCTTCACGCAGATGGTAAGCCTGGAAGGACAGTGGATGAGCTTGAAGACCTTATACGTGACTCATACTTGGAGCACTTCGCTTTTGATTGGTACCAGAACCCACACTCTGTGGGTGCCTTTGCCTTTTTTGGTCCACAGCAGTTCCGTTGCTCATGGCCCAAAATTATCCAGCCGTCGGGTGATCTCGCCATCATTGGAGAAGCTGCAAGTCCTCACCATGCGTGGGTGGTAGGAGCGTTGGAAAGCGCTGTCCACCAGGTCTATTCTTGGCTCAATCAGCACAAGGGCAAGATCCACGGATTTTCATATTTGGCCGAGCTATTGGAAGAGAATCCTCCCACAGACGATCCAAATCCTTTCCAGGGTCTTCCTCCATACATGCGCACGGAGACCTGCAAATGGCAATCGGTGCTGGCAAAAGCGTATAGGGAGATGCCTGATTACATGTGA
- a CDS encoding uncharacterized protein (InterPro:IPR037060;~antiSMASH:Cluster_7.2;~go_function: GO:0004096 - catalase activity [Evidence IEA];~go_function: GO:0020037 - heme binding [Evidence IEA];~go_process: GO:0055114 - oxidation-reduction process [Evidence IEA]), which produces MPGPLYRNTGKIPEAPKFHNHYTLSNGCPVEDSQVSESFSKQDGKNRYASQLIQDINTIDTIPHITRVQIPER; this is translated from the exons ATGCCTGGACCATTG TATCGCAATACTGGAAAGATCCCCGAGGCGCCTAAGTTCCACAACCACTACACCTTAAGCAACG GTTGCCCTGTCGAAGACTCTCAGGTGTCTGAGAGTTTCAGCAAGCAAGATGGCAAGAATCGCTACGCGTCACAGTTGATCCAGGACATCAACACCATTGATACGATCCCCCATATCACCAGGGTGCAGATCCCGGAACGGTAA
- a CDS encoding uncharacterized protein (antiSMASH:Cluster_7.2) translates to MEEEIAKLESKGIFELIRISDISKDKRIFPGKWVYDSKIMSPQMTDLIKPDE, encoded by the coding sequence ATGGAAGAAGAGATTGCAAAGCTAGAAAGCAAAGGGATCTTCGAGCTTATCCGCATTAGCGATATTTCGAAAGACAAGCGCATATTCCCTGGCAAATGGGTGTATGACAGCAAGATTATGAGCCCACAGATGACCGATCTTATAAAGCCCGATGAGTGA
- a CDS encoding uncharacterized protein (COG:S;~EggNog:ENOG410PS0X;~InterPro:IPR023213;~antiSMASH:Cluster_7.2): MPWSEKSPGHYTRPIGENESMIKTIGERGLPLNREHWSLSFSAQFKSRSKKDVDIFVKLHKAWKVLRFNNPSLASTAADGLLHYTVPDTQSLDKWTQDTFFVIDEDHITPEELIASFKPGPYVTLHYLPRHSQIIIHASHWRTDGIGAIQVLDAFFEAAASNQDPQTLPWGLEVTRLVPSVEEALNIPTTPSPEIKAEAEKCIATIALTRGAIGVDYLGDSTTLPAGTRSARLRLSESTTEAIKEACKARNISIIAAVHAAIAAVNYAAAPEECKKKPYTSTIRTTLRSYLPEPYNTPAYACGLYTSGLMFQVPASQSWLDNAEQYHHQYECVLSSEFIQARREYASQMLQILSMPLPVPLPTPSEVDISSIGDAELLMNRTYGTEDDGIDVLGISLGVETLTRQMYTFVWIFRGQLEFNLVYNEAYHDAASAGRLLVLLEDILETELKNAN, translated from the coding sequence ATGCCCTGGTCTGAGAAATCTCCTGGTCATTACACCAGACCCATTGGAGAAAATGAATCTATGATCAAAACAATCGGAGAGCGCGGTCTCCCTCTCAACCGCGAGCATTGGTCCCTCAGTTTCTCTGCTCAATTCAAGTCAAGGTCTAAAAAAGACGTCGACATTTTTGTCAAGCTGCACAAAGCATGGAAGGTTCTACGCTTCAATAATCCCAGCCTTGCCTCCACAGCCGCAGATGGTCTCCTCCACTACACCGTTCCTGATACTCAAAGTCTGGACAAATGGACTCAAGATACTTTCTTCGTCATTGATGAGGATCATATCACCCCAGAGGAGTTGATTGCCAGTTTCAAGCCTGGTCCTTATGTCACATTACACTATCTACCTCGTCACTCCCAGATAATTATACACGCATCCCACTGGCGCACAGATGGTATCGGTGCAATCCAAGTCCTTGACGCCTTCTTCGAAGCAGCCGCCTCTAACCAGGATCCACAAACATTACCTTGGGGCCTTGAGGTTACTCGACTCGTTCCTAGTGTTGAAGAAGCCTTGAATATACCAACTACACCATCCCCCGAAATaaaagcagaagcagagaagTGCATTGCCACCATTGCTCTGACCAGAGGCGCCATAGGAGTCGATTATCTGGGGGACAGTACCACTCTACCAGCAGGGACTCGGAGCGCTCGACTGCGTCTGTCCGAATCCACAACTGAAGCAATCAAGGAAGCATGCAAGGCGAGAAACATCAGCATCATTGCTGCCGTGCACGCCGCCATTGCTGCGGTCAACTATGCCGCTGCTCCTGAAGAATGCAAGAAAAAGCCTTACACCAGTACGATAAGAACTACACTGAGGTCCTATCTACCAGAGCCATACAACACTCCTGCATATGCGTGTGGGTTGTATACCAGTGGACTTATGTTTCAGGTTCCTGCTTCACAGTCCTGGCTTGACAATGCTGAGCAGTATCACCATCAGTATGAATGTGTTCTATCTTCCGAATTCATTCAAGCACGGAGAGAATATGCCAGTCAAATGCTTCAGATCCTTAGCATGCCCCTACCAGTCCCCCTTCCCACCCCTTCCGAAGTGGATATTTCCAGCATTGGAGATGCAGAATTGCTAATGAATCGTACATATGGAACAGAAGATGATGGAATAGACGTTCTTGGAATCAGTCTCGGAGTCGAAACCTTGACGCGGCAGATGTACACTTTCGTCTGGATCTTCAGAGGGCAGCTCGAGTTCAATTTGGTTTACAATGAGGCTTATCATGACGCTGCATCAGCTGGCAGGTTATTGGTTCTTTTGGAAGACATTTTGGAAACCGAGTTAAAAAATGCCAACTAG